The Oreochromis niloticus isolate F11D_XX linkage group LG15, O_niloticus_UMD_NMBU, whole genome shotgun sequence genome includes a region encoding these proteins:
- the mia3 gene encoding transport and Golgi organization protein 1 homolog isoform X3: protein MAAKHVYRQGFLLLLFNFMSAAALERRFSDLKRCADQECSMLLCRGKAVNDFSGPDCRFLSFKKSETVYVYYKLSGRRPDIWAGSVGSQFGYFPKDLLAVNHIYTDKEYEVPAEETDFVCFDTGFDKFDNYDVDLLLGLSAEENDSENNKTSYQVQAAEAIETGEEVAQSEKQTEHHANLEELHKAPDDQSASSAVLDQSAEPPLKNIMESNAEVARDATEAEEVKEKHVPESVPENLSEKSETKDTPAKSEGESVPKDDFVSESEPVSSSEGVQIPELKTTIGSTFDAIVTDEEITKKITPYEEEEESVDVENHPESGTDVKEETPLLSFSEDSINTQPSVEIPKLKTTLGTTFDAVITDDDTTKKVTPYTEEDSEDVEDHPENNTDAKEETPLLSFSEESVNAPASDSLKKPETPPATPEDKPKTAEEKNMWTSLGDAMFSAVTGVDITTQEVNSEEEEDDDERVPIPKLKTTLGTTFDAVVTDEESTKKVTPNPEDDSEDVEDQPKNNSDTKEETPLLSFSGESSNSPTPDSPKNPESLPLTHEDKPKTTEEKNMWTSLGDTVFSAVTGVDMTAKKVNEQEEEDEDEEDEEDEEEEDVKTHDESLSVKSPEDPENMEPVLQDSSNSTSDNSDVNESTSDSEKVLSDKNEIDVEVTGHKEAQDETSADDQIEHQTEEMIISTESLPQDNNLDNHEAEVTHIKPTHEATEDKDKQEVPKDSEIAEDKDEQEVPKDSEVAEDKDDQEVPKDSEIAEDKDEQEVPKDSEIAEDKDEQEVPKDSEIAEDKDEQEVPKDSEIAKDKDEQEVHKDPVVTEDKAAIPDSITAAEQELDSAVDEKENMAESEKHLDLSANERSSDSDLRDDDNVVNDSLPNQIPDDSMTDLGSNNSQAELPVDEPEIQDALHTREMMEEDETPDVEEENDEEREELLEDENALLFSQSDKTLPETSPPTVSPPEPEYSESVMRLTLLRDHFTEEKMQQIQKLLGLKNLFKLETMFMDLDTEFQATRQSQTGTTEDIENALEGILEASENTILDEIERMLDSRDTKHDYDHHMDTSNLDEETEILEDFQELAFSLRQKYSTASDSTPLALELSSDTEKDEQELNVKEDVPHIAEEELDTIPKAESDDNLTITDPEEKPAEVEEEQLVRPDVSVEEDGGHFNKNEDNPLSLSTSDDMQKVPQATLENALDMGLGVEVEHSPSGSMDSMEPVSEVQEEEVGLFSTGLVYTGCILAMITNKTAEWITVMISLLPEEWKPGETLFGCPWQTVVITALVGVVTFTLFFWRTVLAIKKKEYLVDEKTLREQIQVHKKEKDEALAKMAELQKQTEQLKENQKQSKETVSCAVKKMQELESKVLQAETLNKQMAEEKDKYAQLLEEERANTLQNETRIEKLEKLNEKLQANRKKMQEALSKTTVLLDEAKIREDARNVQQKCLEKEFAALKGENKTLKATIKSWEEKHTELNEKIKVYQKSQKELEDSVVLKDHNVEVLSELLSDLEACDLQKGDTKVLANGEVAPVSLTDKKTTIKNRIKQMMDVSRVQTTLAVVEEERDRFMTKLLNEEKSRKAMEEQHQELEHAISTLKSEKSHIENQFKILQQKNEIMVEMYQQKENALQQKLTKEELERRSKENLLSEVGGKAVEAEEQVKILRQRINEMEDQMKKTEEVYKEQIKEQENKTHSNWVNARNAERALNQEKLESSKLREKLAVLTSQLNERRAPLFRPNSGQPAGPRQGDSYGPSPVSGGAPSPPIMIEGPRRPPSAPVARRIDPFGPRPPSDPHGRYPEKHISGMDMMGPRSSSPANLDASGPGSFIASPIRDSPGPMVHGPPPGPAPYDPMLPPGRLPPPMAYRPPRPGPYHLPPGPPPLQGPPLPANGHPGMPLPGPMGGEFGPPNGLAIPPRQGPGPGIDPRGPLPPQFRPPPPHHFGPMLPPQGVRGPMGPRPPFPPDMRFPSPRDHPGQPVDLPLGAPPHPAHPGDAYGQPAPDALQNSVGAHSVPRQDLHMKQEAPQDSARPEMVKP from the exons CTTGATCAGTCAGCTGAACCacctttaaaaaacataatgGAGTCCAATGCAGAAGTTGCACGTGATGCCACAGAAGCTGAAGAGGTTAAGGAAAAACATGTACCAGAGTCTGTCCCTGAAAACTTGTCAGAAAAGAGTGAAACCAAAGATACACCTGCAAAATCTGAAGGGGAGTCTGTGCCCAAAGATGATTTTGTTTCAGAAAGCGAACCAGTCTCGTCTTCTGAAGGAGTTCAAATCCCTGAGTTGAAAACGACCATTGGTTCAACTTTTGATGCCATCGTCACCGATGAAGAAATCACCAAGAAAATTACCCCatatgaagaagaggaggagagtgtAGACGTGGAAAACCATCCAGAAAGTGGCACTGATGTTAAAGAAGAAACTCCACTGCTCTCTTTTTCAGAAGACTCCATCAACACTCAACCATCTGTGGAAATCCCTAAGTTAAAAACGACCCTTGGGACAACTTTCGATGCTGTGATCACAGATGATGACACCACCAAGAAAGTTACCCCGTATACAGAGGAGGACAGTGAAGATGTGGAAGATCATCCTGAAAATAATACTGATGCTAAAGAGGAAACTCCACTGCTGTCTTTTTCAGAAGAATCCGTCAACGCTCCAGCATCTGACTCTCTTAAAAAGCCTGAAACTCCACCAGCAACACCCGAGGATAAACCAAAGACAGCAGAGGAGAAGAATATGTGGACATCACTCGGAGATGCTATGTTTTCAGCTGTCACTGGAGTAGACATAACCACACAAGAAGTGAAttcagaagaagaggaagatgatgatgagCGAGTGCCAATCCCTAAGTTAAAAACTACCCTTGGGACAACTTTTGATGCTGTCGTAACAGATGAAGAAAGCACCAAGAAAGTTACCCCAAATCCAGAAGACGACAGTGAGGATGTGGAAGATCAGCCCAAAAATAATAGTGATACTAAAGAGGAAACTCCACTGCTGTCTTTTTCAGGAGAATCCTCTAACTCTCCAACACCTGACTCTCCTAAAAATCCTGAAAGTCTGCCATTGACACATGAGGATAAACCGAAGACAACCGAGGAGAAGAATATGTGGACATCACTCGGAGACACTGTGTTTTCAGCTGTCACTGGAGTAGACATGACAGCAAAAAAAGTGAAtgaacaggaagaggaagatgaggacGAGGAAGACGAGGAAgacgaggaggaagaggatgtaAAAACCCATGATGAATCACTCTCGGTAAAATCCCCAGAGGACCCAGAGAACATGGAGCCAGTTCTTCAAGATTCTTCTAATTCTACATCTGATAATTCTGATGTGAATGAAAGCACCAGTGACTCAGAGAAAGTTTTGTCTGATAAGAATGAGATTGATGTAGAAGTCACTGGACATAAGGAAGCTCAGGATGAAACATCAGCAGACGATCAAATAGAGCATCAAACAGAGGAGATGATAATATCCACGGAGTCACTGCCACAAGATAATAATTTAGACAACCATGAGGCTGAAGTAACACATATAAAACCCACACATGAAGCCACTGAAGACAAAGACAAGCAGGAGGTGCCCAAGGATTCAGAGATCGCTGAAGACAAAGATGAGCAGGAGGTGCCCAAGGATTCAGAGGTCGCTGAAGACAAAGACGACCAGGAGGTGCCCAAGGATTCAGAGATCGCTGAAGACAAAGACGAGCAAGAGGTGCCCAAGGATTCAGAGATCGCTGAAGACAAAGACGAGCAAGAGGTGCCCAAGGATTCAGAGATCGCTGAAGACAAAGACGAGCAAGAGGTGCCCAAGGATTCAGAGATCGCTAAAGACAAAGACGAGCAAGAGGTGCACAAAGATCCAGTTGTCACTGAGGATAAGGCAGCAATACCAGACAGTATTACTGCTGCAGAGCAGGAATTAGACAGTGCAGtagatgaaaaagaaaacatggccGAAAGTGAAAAACACCTCGACTTGTCCGCTAATGAGAGGTCCAGTGACTCAGACCTCAGAGATGATGATAATGTAGTAAATGACAGCCTGCCTAATCAGATACCTGATGATTCAATGACAGATTTAGGAAGTAATAACAGTCAAGCAGAATTACCTGTTGATGAGCCAGAGATTCAGGATGCACTACATACAAGGGAGATGATGGAAGAAGATGAGACTCCAGATGTGGAGGAGGAGAACGATGAAGAGAGAGAAGAATTACTTGAAGATGAAAACGCGCTTTTGTTCTCGCAGTCAGACAAAACCTTGCCTGAAACAAGTCCACCTACCGTGTCCCCTCCAGAGCCAGAATACAGCGAAAGCGTAATGAGACTGACTCTGCTGAGGGATCACTTCACAGAGGAGAAGATGCAGCAGATCCAAAAGCTTCTGGGTCTTAAAAATCTCTTCAAACTGGAGACCATGTTCATGGATCTGGACACAGAGTTTCAGGCTACCCGTCAGTCACAGACGGGTACTACAGAGGACATTGAAAATGCACTCGAAGGCATCTTGGAAGCCTCTGAGAACACTATCTTGGACGAGATTGAGAGGATGCTCGATAGCCGGGACACTAAACATGACTATGATCACCATATGGACACAAGTAATTTGGACGAAGAAACGGAAATACTGGAAGACTTTCAGGAGCTGGCTTTCAGCCTACGGCAAAAATATTCAACAGCCAGTGACAGCACGCCTTTAGCGCTAGAACTGTCATCAGACACTGAGAAAG ATGAACAGGAATTGAATGTTAAAGAAGATGTGCCACACATTGCTGAGGAAGAATTGGACACAATACCAAAGGCCGAGAGCGATGACAACCTGACAATAACGGATCCTGAAGAAAAGCCAGCTGAGGTTGAAGAGGAACAGCTGGTTAGACCGGACGTTAGCGTGGAGGAAGATGGTGGACACTTTAATAAAAACGAAGACAATCCGCTGAGCCTCAGCACATCTGATGACATGCAAAAGGTGCCTCAAGCCACCCTGGAAAATGCCTTGGACATGGGGCTTGGTGTTGAGGTTGAACACTCACCCTCAG GGTCTATGGACTCCATGGAACCAGTGTCCGAAgtgcaagaagaagaagtggggttattctcaacagggctTGTTTACACGGGCTGCATCCTTGCAATGATCACGAATAAAACTGCAGAGTGGATCACTGTG ATGATTTCATTGCTGCCTGAAGAGTGGAAGCCAGGAGAAACTTTGTTTGGCTGTCCTTGGCAAACTGTTGTCATCACTGCTTTGGTTGGAGTAGTGACCTTCACCCTTTTCTTCTGGAGGACTGTGCTGGCA ataaagaagaaagagtaCCTCG TGGATGAAAAAACACTCAGAGAGCAAATCCAGGTgcacaaaaaggaaaaggatGAAGCTCTTGCCAAAATGGCTGAACTCCAGAAACAG actgaacaactgaaagaaaatcaaaaacagTCAAAGGAAACTGTTAGTTGTGCAGTGAAAAAGATGCAAGAGCTAGAG AGTAAAGTCTTACAGGCTGAAACATTGAATAAACAGATGGCAGAGGAAAAGGACAAATACGCACAGCTACTGGAGGAAGAGCGGGCAAACACTCTCCAAAATGAAACAAGA attGAGAAATTAGAGAAGTTAAACGAGAAGCTACAAgctaacaggaaaaaaatgcagGAAGCGCTCTCTAAG ACTACTGTTCTCCTGGATGAAGCCAAGATTCGCGAAGATGCCCGAAACGTTCAACAAAAATGTCTTGAGAAAGAGTTTGCTGCCTTAAAGGGCGAGAACAAAACA CTGAAGGCCACCATTAAAAGCtgggaggaaaaacacacagagctTAATGAGAAGATTAAAGTCTATCAGAAGTCCCAGAAAGAACTGGAGGACTCTGTGGTGCTCAAAGATCACAATGTGGAG GTGCTGTCTGAACTTCTGTCTGACCTGGAAGCTTGTGATTTACAAAAAGGTGACACCAAAGTTTTGGCCAATGGTGAAGTAGCACCTG TGTCTCTTACAGACAAGAAGACGACCATAAAGAACAGAATCAAACAGATGATGGATGTTTCTAGG GTTCAGACCACTCTTGCTGTAGTTGAAGAAGAGCGGGATCGCTTCATGACAAAACTACTGAATGAAGAAAAGTCCAGGAAGGCAATGGAAG agCAACACCAGGAGCTTGAACATGCAATCTCAACTCTGAAAAGTGAGAAGAGCCACATTGAAAACCAGTTCAAGATCCTCCAGCAGAAAAACGAAATCATGGTCGAAATGTATCAGCAGAAGGAAAATGCTCTGCAGCA GAAATTAACGAAGGAGGAGCTGGAGCGGCGCAGCAAAGAGAATCTGCTGTCGGAGGTTGGAGGGAAAGCTGTTGAAGCTGAGGAGCAGGTTAAAATCTTAAGGCAGCGCATTAATGAGATGGAGGACCAGATGAAGAAGACTGAGGAAGTCTACAAAGAGCAG atCAAAGAGCAGGAGAACAAAACTCACTCAAACTGG gtgaatgCTCGTAATGCAGAGCGAGCTCTAAACCAAGAGAAGCTCGAATCATCGAAGCTTCGTGAAAA ATTGGCTGTACTCACCTCTCAGCTCAATGAGCGCCGCGCTCCTCTCTTCAGACCAAACTCTGGTCAGCCTGCAGGCCCTCGCCAAG GTGACTCATACGGACCCTCTCCCGTGAGTGGGGGTGCACCATCCCCACCTATAATGATTGAGGGTCCCAGGCGTCCTCCTTCTGCCCCAGTTGCTCGGAGAATTGACCCGTTTG GTCCTCGACCTCCATCAGATCCCCATGGTCGTTACCCTGAAAAACACATCTCTGGGATGG ACATGATGGGCCCACGTAGCTCATCTCCAGCAAACCTGGATGCATCT gGTCCAGGATCCTTCATAGCATCACCAATCAGGGACTCACCTGGACCCATGGTCCACGGACCTCCACCTGGTCCTGCACCCTACGACCCAATGCTCCCTCCTGGCCGTCTGCCACCACCCATGGCTTACAGACCACCGCGACCTGGCCCATATCACCTCCCACCTGGCCCTCCTCCTCTTCAAGGTCCTCCCCTACCAGCTAATGGACACCCAGGTATGCCCCTGCCTGGACCAATGGGAGGAGAGTTTGGACCCCCCAATGGACTTGCAATTCCCCCCAGGCAAGGCCCTGGCCCAGGCATTGATCCCCGGGGTCCACTCCCACCGCAATTCCGTCCCCCTCCACCTCATCACTTTGGACCGATGCTTCCTCCACAGG GTGTCCGTGGGCCCATGGGACCTCGTCCACCCTTCCCTCCTGACATGCGCTTCCCATCACCACGTGACCACCCTGGCCAACCTGTGGACCTGCCTCTAGGTGCCCCGCCTCATCCAGCACATCCTGGTGATGCTTATGGCCAGCCTGCACCCGATGCCCTCCAGAACTCTGTAGGCGCTCACAGCGTCCCCAGACAAGACCTGCACATGAAGCAGGAGGCCCCTCAGGACTCAGCCAGGCCAGAAATGGTCAAGCCTTAA